In the Setaria italica strain Yugu1 chromosome VI, Setaria_italica_v2.0, whole genome shotgun sequence genome, one interval contains:
- the LOC106804399 gene encoding DNA-directed RNA polymerase II subunit 1: MDARFPYSPAEVAKVQLVQFGILSPDEIRQMSVIQIEHAETMERGKPKPGGLSDPRLGTIDRKIKCETCMAGMAECPGHFGHLELAKPMFHIGFIKTVLSIMRCVCFNCSKILADEDDTKFKQALKIRNPKNRLKRIYDACKSKKVCAGGDDLDVQEQQDTDEPVKKRGGCGAQQPNITVDGMKMVAEFKAPKKKTDDQDQLPEPVERKQILSAERVLNVLKRISDEDCLLLGLNPKFARPDWMILQVLPIPPPPVRPSVMMDTSSRSEDDLTHQLAMIIRHNENLRRQERNGAPAHIITEFAQLLQFHIATYFDNELPGQPRATQRSGRPIKSICSRLKAKEGRIRGNLMGKRVDFSARTVITPDPNINIDELGVPWSIALNLTYPETVTPYNIERLKELVEYGPHPPPGKTGAKYIIREDGQRLDLRYVKKSSDQHLDLGYKVERHLNDGDFVLFNRQPSLHKMSIMGHRIKIMPYSTFRLNLSVTSPYNADFDGDEMNMHVPQSFETRAEVLELMMVPKCIVSPQSNRPVMGIVQDTLLGCRKITKRDTLIEKDVFMNILMWWQDFDGKIPAPAILKPRPIWTGKQVFNLIIPKQINLIRFSAWHSETETGFITPGDTMVRIEKGELLSGTLCKKSLGTGSGSLIHVIWEEVGPDAARKFLGHTQWLVNYWLLQQGFSIGIGDTIADAATMEKINETISKAKNEVKELIKQAHENHLEAEPGRTMMESFENRVNQVLNKARDDAEGSAQKSLSESNNLKAMVTAGSKGSFINISQMTACVGQQNVEGKRIPFGFIDRTLPHFTKDDYGPESRGFVENSYLRGLTPQEFFFHAMGGREGLIDTAVKTSETGFLFSCLH, from the exons ATGGACGCGAGGTTCCCGTACTCGCCGGCCGAGGTGGCCAAGGTCCAGCTCGTGCAGTTCGGCATCCTCAGCCCCGACGAGATC AGACAAATGTCGGTGATTCAGATAGAACACGCAGAGACCATGGAGAGGGGGAAGCCGAAGCCTGGTGGGCTCAGTGACCCTCGATTGGGGACTATTGACCGGAAAATCAAGTGCGAGACATGCATGGCAGGGATGGCGGAGTGTCCAGGCCACTTTGGACACCTTGAGCTTGCCAAGCCCATGTTCCACATCGGCTTCATTAAGACTGTGCTCTCCATTATGCGCTGTGTCTGCTTTAACTGCTCCAAGATCCTCGCGGATGAG GATGATACCAAATTTAAGCAGGCTCTGAAAATCCGGAATCCAAAGAATAGATTGAAGAGAATATATGATGCTTGCAAGAGCAAAAAGGTCTGTGCAGGTGGCGATGACCTTGATGTTCAGGAGCAGCAAGACACTGACGAGCCTGTTAAGAAAAGAGGTGGTTGCGGTGCTCAGCAGCCAAATATTACAGTTGATGGTATGAAGATGGTTGCAGAGTTTAAAGCTCCAAAGAAGAAAACTGATGATCAAGATCAGCTCCCTGAGCCAGTGGAACGAAAGCAAATCCTCTCAGCTGAGAGG GTCCTTAATGTTCTTAAGCGTATAAGTGATGAGGACTGTCTTCTGTTGGGTCTGAATCCCAAATTTGCCCGTCCTGATTGGATGATACTTCAGGTTCTTCCGATTCCTCCACCCCCTGTTAGACCATCTGTCATGATGGACACTTCTTCCAGAAGTGAG GATGATTTGACGCATCAATTAGCTATGATAATACGGCATAATGAGAACTTGAGGAGGCAAGAAAGAAATGGCGCTCCAGCTCACATTATAACAGAGTTTGCTCAGCTATTGCAATTTCATATTGCGACGTACTTTGATAATGAACTTCCTGGCCAACCCAGG GCCACACAGCGTTCTGGAAGGCCTATCAAATCAATTTGCAGCAGGCTGAAAGCAAAAGAAGGCCGCATTAGAGGAAACTTGATGGGAAAGCGTGTTGATTTCTCAGCCCGTACTGTTATCACACCAGATCCAAATATAAACATTGATGAATTAGGAGTGCCATGGAGTATTGCTTTGAACCTGACATATCCTGAAACTGTGACTCCATATAACATCGAGAG GTTGAAGGAACTTGTGGAATATGGGCCTCACCCTCCCCCAGGGAAGACAGGCGCAAAGTACATTATCAGAGAAGATGGTCAGAGGCTTGATCTTCGATATGTGAAGAAAAGCAGTGATCAGCATTTGGATCTTGGTTACAAG GTGGAGAGGCACCTCAATGATGGGGATTTTGTTCTTTTCAATCGGCAACCAAGCCTTCATAAAATGTCTATCATGGGGCATCGCATCAAAATTATGCCCTACTCAACTTTCCGGTTAAACTTGTCTGTCACTTCACCATACAATGCTGATTTTGATGGGGATGAGATGAATATGCATGTCCCCCAGTCATTTGAGACCAGGGCAGAAGTTCTAGAGTTAATGATGGTGCCAAAATGCATTGTCTCTCCACAATCAAATAGGCCTGTCATGGGTATTGTGCAGGACACACTGCTTGGGTGTCGAAAAATTACTAAAAGGGACACTCTCATTGAAAAG GATGTATTTATGAACATCTTGATGTGGTGGCAAGACTTCGATGGAAAGATTCCTGCACCTGCCATTTTGAAACCTAGGCCAATTTGGACTGGGAAACAAGTTTTTAACTTGATTATTCCTAAGCAAATAAATTTAATTCGGTTTTCAGCCTGGCATTCTGAAACAGAAACAGGATTCATTACTCCTGGTGATACGATGGTCAGGATAGAGAAGGGAGAGCTTCTATCTGGTACACTGTGCAAAAAGAGTCTTGGAACAGGCTCTGGAAGTCTTATCCATGTCATTTG GGAAGAGGTTGGTCCAGATGCTGCACGCAAGTTCTTAGGTCATACACAGTGGCTTGTCAACTACTGGTTGCTTCAACAAGGTTTCAGTATTGGAATTGGGGATACTATTGCAGATGCGGCCACCATGGAAAAGATTAACGAGACAATTTCTAAAGCTAAGAATGAGGTGAAGGAGCTTATCAAACAAGCACATGAGAATCATTTGGAAGCTGAGCCAGGACGCACCATGATGGAATCATTTGAAAATAGAGTGAACCAG GTTCTTAACAAGGCTCGTGATGATGCTGAGGGCAGTGCGCAGAAGAGTTTGTCTGAAAGCAACAATTTGAAGGCTATGGTCACTGCAGGCTCAAAAGGTAGTTTCATTAACATTTCACAAATGACTGCTTGTGTCGGACAACAGAATGTTGAGGGCAAGCGGATACCATTTGGTTTCATCGATCGAACGTTGCCACATTTCACAAAAGATGACTATGGTCCTGAAAGTCGTGGTTTTGTGGAGAACTCTTACCTTCGAGGCCTGACACCACAAGAATTCTTCTTTCATGCTATGGGTGGTAGAGAAGGTCTTATTGATACAGCTGTCAAGACTTCTGAAActggttttcttttttcttgtttgcaCTGA
- the LOC101770061 gene encoding DNA-directed RNA polymerase II subunit 1 — protein MDARFPYSPAEVAKVQLVQFGILSPDEIRQMSVIQIEHAETMERGKPKPGGLSDPRLGTIDRKIKCETCMAGMAECPGHFGHLELAKPMFHIGFIKTVLSIMRCVCFNCSKILADEDDTKFKQALKIRNPKNRLKRIYDACKSKKVCAGGDDLDVQEQQDTDEPVKKRGGCGAQQPNITVDGMKMVAEFKAPKKKTDDQDQLPEPVERKQILSAERVLNVLKRISDEDCLLLGLNPKFARPDWMILQVLPIPPPPVRPSVMMDTSSRSEDDLTHQLAMIIRHNENLRRQERNGAPAHIITEFAQLLQFHIATYFDNELPGQPRATQRSGRPIKSICSRLKAKEGRIRGNLMGKRVDFSARTVITPDPNINIDELGVPWSIALNLTYPETVTPYNIERLKELVEYGPHPPPGKTGAKYIIREDGQRLDLRYVKKSSDQHLELGYKVERHLNDGDFVLFNRQPSLHKMSIMGHRIKIMPYSTFRLNLSVTSPYNADFDGDEMNMHVPQSFETRAEVLELMMVPKCIVSPQSNRPVMGIVQDTLLGCRKITKRDTLIEKDVFMNTLMWWQDFDGKIPAPAILKPRPIWTGKQVFNLIIPKQINLIRFSAWHSETETGFITPGDTMVRIEKGELLSGTLCKKSLGTGSGSLIHVIWEEVGPDAARKFLGHTQWLVNYWLLQQGFSIGIGDTIADAATMEKINETISKAKNEVKELIKQAQDKHLEAEPGRTMMESFENRVNQVLNKARDDAGSSAQKSLSESNNLKAMVTAGSKGSFINISQMTACVGQQNVEGKRIPFGFIDRTLPHFTKDDYGPESRGFVENSYLRGLTPQEFFFHAMGGREGLIDTAVKTSETGYIQRRLVKAMEDIMVKYDGTVRNSLGDVIQFLYGEDGMDAVWIESQKLDSLKMKKGEFDNVFRYELDDENWRPNYMLPEHVDDLKTIREFRNVFEAEVQKLEADRFQLGTEITTTGDNSWPMPVNLKRLIWNAQKTFKIDFRRPSDMHPMEIVEAIDKLQERLKVVPGDDAMSIEAQKNATLFFNILLRSTFASKRVLKEYRLTKEAFEWVIGEIESRFLQSLVAPGEMIGCVAAQSIGEPATQMTLNTFHYAGVSAKNVTLGVPRLREIINVAKKIKTPSLSVYLKPEVNKKKELAKNVQCALEYTTLRSVTHATEIWYDPDPLGTIIEEDVEFVRSYYEMPDEDIDPDKISPWLLRIELNREMMIDKKLSMADIAEKINREFDDDLSCIFNDDNADKLILRIRITNDDAPKGEIQDESAEDDVFLKKIEGNMLTEMALRGIPDINKVFIKHGKVNKFDQSEGFKADNEWMLDTEGVNLLAVMCHEDVDATRTTSNHLIEVIEVLGIEAVRRSLLDELRVVISFDGSYVNYRHLAILCDTMTYRGHLMAITRHGINRNDTGPLMRCSFEETVDILLDAAVYAEADLLRGVTENIMLGQLAPIGTGGCALYLNDQMLQQAIELQLPSYVEGLDFGMTPARSPISGTPYHEGMMSPSYLLSPNIRASPINTDASFSPYVGHMAFSPFPSPGGYSPSSGGYSPSSPVFTPEKGYSPLSPSYSPASPSYSPTSPSYTPGSPTYSPTSPNYSPTSPTYSPTSPSYSPTSPSYSPTSPSYSPTSPSYSPTSPSYSPTSPSYSPTSPVYSPTSPAYSPTSPAYSPTSPSYSPTSPSYSPTSPSYSPTSPSYSPTSPSYSPTSPSYSPTSPAYSPTSPGYSPTSPSYSPTSPSYSPTSPSYNPSSAKYSPSHAYSPSSPRMTPYSQTSPNYSPTSPTYSPTSPSYSQPSPSYSPTSPFNTSGGPSPDYSPTSPNYSPTGSYSPTAPGYSPSSTGQATNDKDDESAR, from the exons ATGGACGCGAGGTTCCCGTACTCGCCGGCCGAGGTGGCCAAGGTCCAGCTCGTGCAGTTCGGCATCCTCAGCCCCGACGAGATC AGACAAATGTCGGTGATTCAGATAGAACACGCAGAGACCATGGAGAGGGGGAAGCCGAAGCCTGGTGGGCTCAGTGACCCTCGATTGGGGACTATTGACCGGAAAATCAAGTGCGAGACATGCATGGCAGGGATGGCGGAGTGTCCAGGCCACTTTGGACACCTTGAGCTTGCCAAGCCCATGTTCCACATCGGCTTCATTAAGACTGTGCTCTCCATTATGCGCTGTGTCTGCTTTAACTGCTCCAAGATCCTCGCGGATGAG GATGATACCAAATTTAAGCAGGCTCTGAAAATCCGGAATCCAAAGAATAGATTGAAGAGAATATATGATGCTTGCAAGAGCAAAAAGGTCTGTGCAGGTGGCGATGACCTTGATGTTCAGGAGCAGCAAGACACTGACGAGCCTGTTAAGAAAAGAGGTGGTTGCGGTGCTCAGCAGCCAAATATTACAGTTGATGGTATGAAGATGGTTGCAGAGTTTAAAGCTCCAAAGAAGAAAACTGATGATCAAGATCAGCTCCCTGAGCCAGTGGAACGAAAGCAAATCCTCTCAGCTGAGAGG GTCCTTAATGTTCTTAAGCGTATAAGTGATGAGGACTGTCTTCTGTTGGGTCTGAATCCCAAATTTGCCCGTCCTGATTGGATGATACTTCAGGTTCTTCCGATTCCTCCACCCCCTGTTAGACCATCTGTCATGATGGACACTTCTTCCAGAAGTGAG GATGATTTGACGCATCAATTAGCTATGATAATACGGCATAATGAGAACTTGAGGAGGCAAGAAAGAAATGGCGCTCCAGCTCACATTATAACAGAGTTTGCTCAGCTATTGCAATTTCATATTGCGACGTACTTTGATAATGAACTTCCTGGCCAACCCAGG GCCACACAGCGTTCTGGAAGGCCTATCAAATCAATTTGCAGCAGGCTGAAAGCAAAAGAAGGCCGCATTAGAGGAAACTTGATGGGAAAGCGTGTTGATTTCTCAGCCCGTACTGTTATCACACCAGATCCAAATATAAACATTGATGAATTAGGAGTACCATGGAGTATTGCTTTGAACCTGACATATCCTGAAACTGTCACTCCATATAACATCGAGAG GTTGAAGGAACTTGTGGAATATGGGCCTCACCCTCCCCCAGGGAAGACAGGCGCAAAGTACATTATCAGAGAAGATGGTCAGAGGCTTGATCTTCGATATGTGAAGAAAAGCAGTGATCAGCATTTGGAGCTTGGTTACAAG GTGGAGAGGCACCTCAATGATGGGGATTTTGTTCTTTTCAATCGGCAACCAAGTCTTCATAAAATGTCTATCATGGGGCATCGCATCAAAATTATGCCCTACTCAACTTTCCGGTTAAACTTGTCTGTCACTTCACCATACAATGCTGATTTTGATGGGGATGAGATGAATATGCATGTCCCCCAGTCATTTGAGACCAGGGCAGAAGTTCTAGAGTTAATGATGGTGCCAAAATGCATTGTCTCTCCACAATCAAATAGGCCTGTCATGGGTATTGTGCAGGACACACTGCTTGGGTGTCGAAAAATTACTAAAAGGGACACTCTCattgaaaag GATGTATTTATGAACACCTTGATGTGGTGGCAAGACTTCGATGGAAAGATTCCTGCACCTGCCATTTTGAAACCTAGGCCAATTTGGACTGGGAAACAAGTTTTTAACTTGATTATTCCTAAGCAAATAAATTTAATTCGGTTTTCAGCCTGGCATTCTGAAACAGAAACAGGATTCATTACTCCTGGTGATACGATGGTCAGGATAGAGAAGGGAGAGCTTCTATCTGGTACACTGTGCAAAAAGAGTCTTGGAACAGGCTCTGGAAGTCTTATCCATGTCATTTG GGAAGAGGTTGGTCCAGATGCTGCACGCAAGTTCTTAGGTCATACACAGTGGCTTGTCAACTACTGGTTGCTTCAACAAGGTTTCAGTATTGGAATTGGGGATACTATTGCAGATGCGGCCACCATGGAAAAGATTAACGAGACAATTTCTAAAGCTAAGAATGAGGTGAAGGAGCTTATCAAACAAGCACAAGACAAGCATTTGGAAGCTGAGCCAGGACGCACCATGATGGAATCATTTGAAAATAGAGTGAACCAG GTTCTTAACAAGGCTCGTGATGATGCTGGAAGCAGTGCGCAGAAGAGTTTGTCTGAAAGCAACAATTTGAAGGCTATGGTCACTGCAGGCTCAAAAGGTAGTTTCATTAACATTTCACAAATGACTGCTTGTGTCGGACAACAGAATGTTGAGGGCAAGCGGATACCATTTGGTTTCATCGATCGAACGTTGCCACATTTCACAAAAGATGACTATGGTCCTGAAAGTCGTGGTTTTGTTGAGAACTCTTACCTTCGAGGCCTGACACCACAAGAATTCTTCTTTCATGCTATGGGTGGTAGAGAAGGTCTTATTGATACAGCTGTCAAGACTTCTGAAACTGGGTATATCCAGCGGAGACTTGTGAAAGCTATGGAGGACATCATGGTAAAATATGATGGTACTGTAAGAAACTCTCTGGGAGATGTCATTCAGTTTCTGTATGGAGAAGATGGTATGGATGCTGTTTGGATTGAGTCTCAAAAATTGGACTcactgaagatgaagaagggtgAGTTTGACAATGTATTCCGTTATGAGCTGGATGATGAGAACTGGAGGCCTAACTACATGCTTCCTGAACATGTTGATGATTTGAAGACAATACGTGAATTCAGAAATGTGTTTGAGGCagaggttcaaaagctagaaGCTGACCGGTTCCAGCTTGGGACTGAGATCACCACAACTGGTGACAATTCATGGCCTATGCCTGTGAACCTCAAGCGGCTTATTTGGAATGCCCAGAAGACATTCAAGATTGATTTTAGAAGACCTTCTGACATGCATCCGATGGAAATTGTGGAAGCGATAGATAAACTGCAAGAAAGACTCAAGGTTGTACCTGGTGATGATGCTATGAGCATTGAGGCTCAGAAGAATGCAACCTTGTTTTTCAATATCCTGCTCCGTAGCACATTTGCTAGCAAGAGGGTCTTGAAGGAATACAGGCTTACAAAGGAAGCTTTTGAATGGGTTATTGGTGAGATTGAATCAAGGTTCCTTCAGTCATTGGTGGCCCCTGGTGAAATGATTGGATGTGTGGCTGCACAGTCCATTGGAGAACCAGCGACTCAGATGACCCTGAATACCTTCCATTATGCTGGTGTCAGTGCCAAGAATGTCACTCTTGGAGTTCCCAGGTTGAGAGAGATCATTAATGTTGCCAAGAAGATAAAGACTCCATCTTTGTCTGTTTACCTGAAGCCTGAGGtgaacaagaagaaagaattggCTAAGAATGTTCAGTGTGCTCTGGAGTACACCACACTGCGCAGTGTAACCCATGCCACTGAGATATGGTATGACCCTGATCCTCTAGGAACTATTATTGAAGAGGATGTGGAGTTTGTCCGGTCATATTATGAAATGCCTGATGAGGATATCGACCCGGATAAGATTTCTCCTTGGCTGCTGCGTATTGAGCTTAATCGTGAGATGATGATTGATAAGAAGTTGAGCATGGCTGATATTGCAGAGAAGATAAACCGTGAATTTGATGATGACCTATCGTGCATATTTAATGATGATAATGCAGATAAGCTCATCCTCCGTATCCGCATCACAAATGATGATGCTCCAAAAGGAGAAATACAAGACGAATCTGCTGAGGATGATGTCTTCCTCAAGAAGATAGAGGGCAACATGTTGACAGAGATGGCGCTTCGAGGCATTCCAGATATCAACAAAGTGTTCATCAAACATGGGAAGGTCAATAAATTTGACCAAAGTGAAGGCTTCAAAGCAGATAATGAGTGGATGCTTGATACGGAAGGTGTGAATCTCTTGGCTGTCATGTGTCATGAGGATGTTGATGCTACAAGGACAACAAGTAACCATCTGATTGAAGTGATTGAGGTTCTTGGAATCGAGGCTGTCCGTCGATCTCTCTTGGATGAGCTTCGGGTGGTCATATCTTTTGATGGATCCTATGTGAACTACAGGCATCTGGCCATTCTTTGCGATACAATGACATACAGAGGTCACCTGATGGCTATTACAAGGCACGGCATCAATCGAAATGATACTGGACCTCTTATGAGATGCTCCTTTGAAGAGACTGTCGACATCTTGCTTGATGCTGCTGTATATGCTGAAGCTGACCTCCTGAGAGGTGTCACTGAGAACATTATGCTTGGACAGCTTGCTCCTATTGGTACTGGAGGCTGTGCGCTATATCTGAACGACCAGATGTTGCAGCAGGCGATTGAACTTCAACTCCCAAGCTATGTGGAAGGTCTGGACTTTGGCATGACACCAGCACGTTCACCCATCTCTGGGACACCCTATCATGAAGGAATGATGTCGCCAAGTTATCTGCTTAGTCCGAACATCAGGGCTTCCCCCATTAACACAGATGCTTCATTCTCACCATATGTTGGGCACATGGCGTTCTCACCATTCCCGTCACCAGGTGGCTACTCTCCATCATCGGGGGGATACAGTCCATCATCGCCAGTTTTCACCCCAGAAAAAGGATATAGCCCCCTTTCTCCATCATACAGCCCTGCTTCACCAAGCTATAGTCCCACCTCACCATCATATACACCTGGCTCTCCCACTTACAGTCCTACAAGCCCGAATTATTCCCCAACCAGTCCAACTTACTCGCCCACCAGTCCATCATACTCGCCCACATCTCCAAGTTACAGCCCAACATCTCCTAGCTACAGTCCTACATCACCAAGCTACAGCCCTACATCTCCTAGCTATAGTCCTACATCACCAAGCTACAGCCCCACCTCGCCGGTTTATAGTCCAACCTCGCCGGCATATAGCCCTACCTCTCCTGCATACAGCCCCACATCCCCCTCTTATAGCCCAACATCCCCGTCTTACAGCCCTACGTCGCCTTCATACAGCCCTACATCTCCTTCATACAGCCCTACATCCCCATCATACAGTCCTACCTCCCCCTCGTACAGCCCAACATCACCTGCATACAGCCCTACCTCGCCTGGATACAGCCCAACATCACCAAGTTACAGCCCGACATCTCCGAGCTACAGTCCTACTTCTCCGAGCTACAATCCTTCATCAGCCAAATACAGCCCTTCGCATGCTTACTCTCCAAGCAGTCCAAGGATGACTCCATACAGTCAGACCTCTCCGAACTACAG TCCAACTTCACCGACTTACTCTCCTACATCACCATCATATTCACAACCAAGTCCATCATACAGTCCAACGAG CCCATTCAACACTTCTGGGGGACCTAGCCCAGATTACAGCCCAACCTCTCCAAATTACAG CCCAACTGGAAGCTACTCCCCCACTGCACCTGGGTACTCCCCATCATCCACGGGGCAAGCTACTAATGACAAGGACGACGAGAGCGCTCGTTGA